From a single Coturnix japonica isolate 7356 chromosome 18, Coturnix japonica 2.1, whole genome shotgun sequence genomic region:
- the LOC107322131 gene encoding probable low-specificity L-threonine aldolase 2 isoform X1, whose translation MLAMRAMGAALRRALLHGAGSSCGGAAMAGDSGGGGGAGSLRVGAALGRPQHVVDLRSDTVTQPSAAMRGAMARAAVGDDDYGEDPTVNELQQMAARILGMEDALFVPTATMANLIAVMCHCQRRGAQLLLGAQAHMYVYEHGGAAQVAGVHSQALQDLPDGTLDLEQLELAIREAHGSRYHPRPELICLENTHSSAGGRALPLTYLQQVHLLAECYGLRVHMDGARLMNAAVAQGVDPAHIAQHCDSVSLCFSKGLGAPAGAVLAGRREFVAEAWRVRKLLGGGMRQAGVLAAAARIGLEQAEETLRRDHDNARHFAQGIKELNSPLCSVSLAAVETNMVMVEVKGLSPAELCTYLQAVSEEELAETGHAVSVLLFPWSERTVRAVWHCDVSARDTELALNKLSFVARKCQEKLGQGQGRSPRSTGEH comes from the exons ATGCTGGCGATGCGGGCAATGGGCGCCGCGCTGCGCCGGGCGCTGTTACACGGAGCGGGATCCAGCTGCGGCGGCGCGGCCATGGCGGGGGACAgcgggggagggggcggcgcGGGGTCGCTCCGGGTTGGAGCGGCGCTCGG GCGCCCGCAGCACGTGGTGGATTTGCGCAGCGACACCGTCACGCAGCCCAGCGCCGCCATGCGGGGCGCCATGGCCCGCGCCGCCGTGGGGGACGACGACTACGGCGAGGACCCCACGGTCAATG agctgcagcagatggCTGCAAGGATCTTAGGGATGGAGGATGCCCTTTTTGTACCCACGGCCACAATGGCAAACCTCATCGCGG TGATGTGCCACTGCCAGCGCAGAggggctcagctgctgctgggtgcccaGGCCCACATGTACGTCTATGAGCACGGCGGGGCTGCACag GTCGCAGGGGTCCACTCACAGGCACTGCAGGACCTGCCTGATGGTACCTTGgacctggagcagctggagctggccaTCCGTGAGGCCCACGGCAGCCGCTACCACCCCCGCCCTGAGCTCATCTGCCTGgagaacacacacagctcagcgGGCGGCCGGGCACTGCCCCTCACCTACCTGCAGCAG GTACACCTCCTTGCTGAGTGCTACGGGCTGCGGGTGCACATGGATGGAGCACGGCTGATGAATGCAGCGGTGGCTCAGGGTGTGGATCCAGCACACATCGCCCAGCACTGCGACTCCGTGTCCCTGTGCTTCTCCAAG GGTCTGGGTGCCCCAGCTGGGGCCGTCCTTGCTGGACGCCGGGAGTTTGTGGCAGAGGCCTGGAGGGTTCGGaagctgctgggaggagggaTGAGGCAGGCAGGTGTATTGGCAGCTGCTGCTCGTATTGGGTTGGAGCAGGCAGAGGAAACACTGCGCAGAGACCACGACAACGCCCGCCACTTTGCTCAAG GCATCAAGGAGCTCAACTCGCCTCTCTGCTCCGTCAGCCTGGCGGCTGTAGAGACAAACATGGTGATGGTGGAAGTGAAGGGGCTGtccccagcagagctctgcacgTACCTGCAGGCAGTGAGCGAGGAGGAGCTGGCTGAGACGGGCCACGCCGTCAGCGTCCTGCTGTTCCCCTGGTCGGAGCGCACTGTCCGTGCGGTCTGGCACTGTGATGTCTCAGCCCGTGACACCGAGCTCGCTCTGAACAAGCTGAGCTTTGTGGCCAGAAAGTGCCAGGAGAAGCTGGGCCAAGGCCAGGGCCGCAGTCCTCGCAGCACAGGAGAGCACTGA
- the LOC107322131 gene encoding probable low-specificity L-threonine aldolase 2 isoform X2 gives MLAMRAMGAALRRALLHGAGSSCGGAAMAGDSGGGGGAGSLRVGAALGRPQHVVDLRSDTVTQPSAAMRGAMARAAVGDDDYGEDPTVNELQQMAARILGMEDALFVPTATMANLIAVMCHCQRRGAQLLLGAQAHMYVYEHGGAAQVAGVHSQALQDLPDGTLDLEQLELAIREAHGSRYHPRPELICLENTHSSAGGRALPLTYLQQVHLLAECYGLRVHMDGARLMNAAVAQGVDPAHIAQHCDSVSLCFSKGLGAPAGAVLAGRREFVAEAWRVRKLLGGGMRQAGVLAAAARIGLEQAEETLRRDHDNARHFAQAGTLPRPGGLHGRRSTPENMQVSHRHRNRATSQQHNCLSRAVPLMAPINAPYDSGCVAAAPLCSACTKSSALMSSALPNAWHRTALLKTQALPQSTFSIHQLSMLNS, from the exons ATGCTGGCGATGCGGGCAATGGGCGCCGCGCTGCGCCGGGCGCTGTTACACGGAGCGGGATCCAGCTGCGGCGGCGCGGCCATGGCGGGGGACAgcgggggagggggcggcgcGGGGTCGCTCCGGGTTGGAGCGGCGCTCGG GCGCCCGCAGCACGTGGTGGATTTGCGCAGCGACACCGTCACGCAGCCCAGCGCCGCCATGCGGGGCGCCATGGCCCGCGCCGCCGTGGGGGACGACGACTACGGCGAGGACCCCACGGTCAATG agctgcagcagatggCTGCAAGGATCTTAGGGATGGAGGATGCCCTTTTTGTACCCACGGCCACAATGGCAAACCTCATCGCGG TGATGTGCCACTGCCAGCGCAGAggggctcagctgctgctgggtgcccaGGCCCACATGTACGTCTATGAGCACGGCGGGGCTGCACag GTCGCAGGGGTCCACTCACAGGCACTGCAGGACCTGCCTGATGGTACCTTGgacctggagcagctggagctggccaTCCGTGAGGCCCACGGCAGCCGCTACCACCCCCGCCCTGAGCTCATCTGCCTGgagaacacacacagctcagcgGGCGGCCGGGCACTGCCCCTCACCTACCTGCAGCAG GTACACCTCCTTGCTGAGTGCTACGGGCTGCGGGTGCACATGGATGGAGCACGGCTGATGAATGCAGCGGTGGCTCAGGGTGTGGATCCAGCACACATCGCCCAGCACTGCGACTCCGTGTCCCTGTGCTTCTCCAAG GGTCTGGGTGCCCCAGCTGGGGCCGTCCTTGCTGGACGCCGGGAGTTTGTGGCAGAGGCCTGGAGGGTTCGGaagctgctgggaggagggaTGAGGCAGGCAGGTGTATTGGCAGCTGCTGCTCGTATTGGGTTGGAGCAGGCAGAGGAAACACTGCGCAGAGACCACGACAACGCCCGCCACTTTGCTCAAG CAGGGACACTGCCAAGGCCTGGAGGTCTCCATGGAAGGAGAAGCACTCCTGAGAACATGCAGGTGTCTCACAGACACAGGAACAGGGCcacttcccagcagcacaactgTCTGAGCAGGGCTGTCCCACTTATGGCTCCTATAAATGCTCCCTATGACAGTGGCTGTGTCGCTGCAGCGCCCCTCTGCTCTGCGTGCACAAAGAGCTCAGCCCTTATGAGCAGTGCTCTACCTAATGCCTGGCACAGAACTGCTCTCCTCAAGACCCAAGCTCTGCCCCAGAGCACCTTCTCCATACATCAGCTAAGTATGCTCAATAGCTGA
- the TK1 gene encoding thymidine kinase, cytosolic isoform X2: MSCLTVPGVHPGSPSRPRGQIQVIFGPMFSGKRNTMEARAACALKDVYQEALGSAVIGIDEGQFFPDIVEFCEKMANAGKTVIVAALDGTFQRKAFGSILNLVPLAESVVKLNAVCMECYREASYTKRLGAEREVEVIGGADKYHSVCRACYFQKRPQQLGSENKENVPLGVKQLDMAVSRKIFAS; the protein is encoded by the exons ATGAGCTGTCTGACCGTGCCCGGGGTGCACCCGGGGTCACCCAGCCGGCCCCGGGGGCAGATACAG GTGATCTTCGGGCCCATGTTCTCCGGGAAGAG GAACACCATGGAGGCCCGTGCTGCCTGTGCCCTTAAGGATGTGTACCAGGAGGCGCTGGGTTCTGCGGTTATTGGCATCGACGAGGGGCAGTTT TTCCCAGACATCGTGGAGTTCTGTGAAAAGATGGCCAACGCTGGGAAAACTGTCATTGTCGCTGCTCTCGATGGGACGTTCCAGAGAAAG GCTTTTGGGAGCATCCTGAACCTGGTCCCGCTGGCTGAGAGCGTGGTGAAGCTGAATGCTGTGTGCATGGAGTGCTACCGAGAGGCCTCTTACACAAagaggctgggagcagagagggaG GTTGAAGTGATTGGAGGAGCAGACAAATACCACTCTGTCTGCAGAGCTTGCTACTTCCAGAAGAGGCCTCAGCAGCTCGggtcagaaaacaaagagaatgtTCCCCTGGGGGTGAAGCAGCTGGATATGGCAGTCTCAAGGAAGATCTTTGCTTCTTGA
- the AFMID gene encoding kynurenine formamidase encodes MGRWQDMGLEELELQYSPSRWSRRMDSESVIQAHIDVMAAGTQKAQAAARTSLHVPYGDGDREKLDIYFPASSSEAFPVFVYIHGGYWQCLSKDESGFAAPVLLSQGIAVVAMGYDIAPKGHMDAMVLQVRRSLAFLVKQYHRIRGIYLCGHSAGAHLAAMVLSTDWTEFGVVPDIRGAVLVSGVYDLEPLLHTYVNDALNMSLEVAQRNSPILCVTQAVSVAASCEVLVAVAQHDSPEFRRQSQEYSQALRSAGWSVSLLDLASVDHFDIIEKLSEETYVLTQVILNMIARA; translated from the exons ATGGGGCGATGGCAGGACATGGGCCTGGAG gagctggagctgcagtaCTCGCCCAGCCGCTGGTCCCGACGTATGGACAGCGAGAGCGTCATCCAGGCCCACATCGATGTGATGGCTGCAG GAACGCAGAAGGCCCAGGCTGCTGCACGGACCTCGCTGCACGTCCCCTATGGAGATGGAGACAGGGAAAAGCTTGATATTTATTTCCCCGCCAGCTCTTCTGAAG ccttCCCAGTCTTTGTCTATATCCATGGTGGATACTGGCAGTGCTTGAG tAAGGACGAGTCGGGTTTCGCAGCCCCTGTACTGCTGTCACAAGGCATTGCAGTTGTGGCCATGGGTTACGACATTGCTCCCAAAG GTCACATGGATGCGATGGTGCTCCAGGTGCGGCGCAGCCTTGCCTTCCTGGTGAAGCAATACCACAGGATCAG GGGTATTTACTTGTGTGGACACTCGGCAGGGGCTCACCTGGCAGCCATGGTCTTGTCCACGGACTGGACAGAATTCGGAGTGGTTCCAGATATCAGAG GAGCTGTTCTGGTGAGCGGTGTGTATGACCTGGAGCCCCTTCTGCACACCTACGTGAATGATGCACTGAACATGAGCCT GGAAGTGGCCCAGAGGAACAGCCCCATCCTGTGTGTCACACAAGCAGTGTCTGTGGCTGCATCCTGTGAGGTGCTTGTGGCTGTGGCCCAGCACGACTCCCCGGAGTTCCGCAGGCAGTCACAGGAGTACAGCCAG GCTCTGCGCTCAGCTGGTTGGTCTGTCTCTCTGTTGGATCTTGCCAGCGTGGATCACTTTGACATCATTGAGAAACTGTCAGAGGAAACTTATGTCCTCACTCAG GTGATCCTGAACATGATTGCAAGAGCTTGA
- the TK1 gene encoding thymidine kinase, cytosolic isoform X1 has protein sequence MSCLTVPGVHPGSPSRPRGQIQVIFGPMFSGKSTELMRRVRRFQLAQYRCLLVKYAKDTRYCTTGVSTHDRNTMEARAACALKDVYQEALGSAVIGIDEGQFFPDIVEFCEKMANAGKTVIVAALDGTFQRKAFGSILNLVPLAESVVKLNAVCMECYREASYTKRLGAEREVEVIGGADKYHSVCRACYFQKRPQQLGSENKENVPLGVKQLDMAVSRKIFAS, from the exons ATGAGCTGTCTGACCGTGCCCGGGGTGCACCCGGGGTCACCCAGCCGGCCCCGGGGGCAGATACAG GTGATCTTCGGGCCCATGTTCTCCGGGAAGAG CACGGAGCTGATGCGGCGGGTGCGGCGCTTCCAGCTGGCTCAGTACCGGTGTCTGCTGGTGAAATACGCCAAGGATACACGGTACTGCACCACCGGAGTCTCCACACACGACAG GAACACCATGGAGGCCCGTGCTGCCTGTGCCCTTAAGGATGTGTACCAGGAGGCGCTGGGTTCTGCGGTTATTGGCATCGACGAGGGGCAGTTT TTCCCAGACATCGTGGAGTTCTGTGAAAAGATGGCCAACGCTGGGAAAACTGTCATTGTCGCTGCTCTCGATGGGACGTTCCAGAGAAAG GCTTTTGGGAGCATCCTGAACCTGGTCCCGCTGGCTGAGAGCGTGGTGAAGCTGAATGCTGTGTGCATGGAGTGCTACCGAGAGGCCTCTTACACAAagaggctgggagcagagagggaG GTTGAAGTGATTGGAGGAGCAGACAAATACCACTCTGTCTGCAGAGCTTGCTACTTCCAGAAGAGGCCTCAGCAGCTCGggtcagaaaacaaagagaatgtTCCCCTGGGGGTGAAGCAGCTGGATATGGCAGTCTCAAGGAAGATCTTTGCTTCTTGA